Genomic window (Methanococcus voltae):
TTTTTGATGAAACCTTTCAGGTTTCATTTACTCTTTTGTTTATTTGTTTATTTTACAGTGAAATAGAATTTAACCTATATTTTTTAAATATTCATAAATATAATTGTAAATTTTTTACTTAGTATCATAATAGAGATGATTATGAAATTTATATTATACCATATTAAAAAGTAAGGATTAGTATTTATAATTTGGATTAGGTTCAAATGAAATTTTTTTGGTTTCTTTATCAACCTTTACAAGAATTCCCAAGTATTCCATTTCATTCAATTCTTTAGAAATCATATATTGTACTAATTCATTACAAATTTGTAATATTTCATCATTTACATTATTTTGTAATTTTAACATCTTTTTTTTACTTGTAGCTTCTTCTAAATCTGCTTTAATTAATGCCATAGTTGTGTAATTATTGATTAATGTAGCTATTGCTAACTCTTCCTTATCTTCTTCAGTGGATAATTTGTTTAATATCTTTTTACTCGTCATAAATTCCCTCAATAGTGTATTTAATTATTATTTTAAAACCTATTTAATTTATCTTTTTTATTATAAAATTTTGATTTATGTTTGATTCATCGGCGTTTGAATAATCTAAAATTTTACTGCCATCGTTTTGATTAAATTCTTTATTGGTGTAAATATCTCCATCTACGGTTAATAAACCATTGTATACCAAATCTTGGAGTTTATTTAATATATCAAATTTGGTTGTATCATTTTTCCAAACGTCTTCGGGAAGTTCTTCACATAGCTGTAAAAATGTGTAATCCATATTTGCACAAGTACCTTGGTCATTATAATTATAATGGTTGTTAACAGCTTCAAGTATGTTATTTTTAATGTTAGTTTCCCAAACAGTATATTTTTCTTCTTCTTCTTGTATTTCTTTTTCTAAATTTTCATCGGTTTCACAAAGAATTCTTTCAAATGAAACAGTAGCATCGTTATTGTTTCTTTTATCATTTTTATCATTTTTATCAAGTTTAATTCTATGTTCAAAAAATTCTACTTCATCTAACCCATTGGAAATCATAGTTTCAGCTAAGTCTAACTTTATATTTTCCATCTGTTCTTCTATAAAGCTTTTTAGTTGTAATATTTTTCTTCTGTTGGTTGCACCGTCTAAATCATCTAAAAATAGCTTATTTAATTCATAAGTTCTAAACATATCTATAATAAATAATTCTTTAAGGTCTTCTTCTGATAAATTGCTTAATAATTTTTTAATTGTCATAAATTCCCTCAATATGATTAATTAATTATTTAATTACATATTATTAATTATTATTAATTATTAGTTTATATATTAGATTATTTATTAGTTTATATATTAGATTATTTATTAGATTATTTTAATATTAATATATATTCAATTTAACATGTATTAATAAAAGAGACAAGTGAGACGTATGGCAATAACCGATATAAAACCAGATATGTTAATAAAAAGTATCTTGGTAATTGAAATTTTAGTCAGTTTAATAGGGGAATTATTCAATTGGGCAACTTTTTATAATTCACCGTATTTAATCGTTTTTGGAATCGTTATTGCTTTATTGGGGTATATTATGCACGTTAAATGCCATAAGTACCACAAAAAAGGACACAGTAAAGCAAGTGAGATAAATAAAGTTGTAAATACTGGCATATACGGTAAAGTAAGGCATCCCATGTACACAAGTATTTTATTAATTATTTGGGGGATTTATCTTGCTTGGAATTTCGTATATACGAGTATAGTGCCGGTTGGAGCTACTTTACTGATTTTTATATTGGCAAAAAAAGAAGAAGAATATTTATCGAATAATTTAGGTGATGAATATTTAAAATATAAGAAAAATGTAAAATGGATGTTTATTCCTTATTTAATTTAATTTAATTTAATTATAATTATTTTATTATTGGTATTATTTTTATCTATTTTATTTTTAATTTTAATTTTTATTTTTTTCTTTTAAAAAATTCAATAATTCTTCAGTATCGCCCATTTGCTCCAATTCTTTTAAACTAAGGGCTGCAATTCTTTTATACTGCATATCTTTATTTTCTAAAATTAATATAGAATGGCTATTAAATAATTTTGAAATTTCATTAACGAGCAAAGCTTTTCTTTTTACTTCTTCGTTGCTTGATTCCTGAATATTTGTGAATAGTAAATTTTTAGAATTTTCTTTATCTTCCCCAAGTGCATCAAAAGGAGCTTTAGTAGTTTCTGTAATGTTAAATCCTAAATCTTTAAACAAATCAAGTACATTACTTTTAAAACCTTCTTCTTCGGCTACTGTTGAATTAAGAGGTATTTGTTTTTTATTATTTATTTCCCTTTTTTCCATTTCTATTTTTTCTATTTTTTCTACATTATTTACTTTTATATTTATTTTTTCACTATCTTCACGAATTATATGCAAACCTTTTACAAGTGGAACGTCTAAATATTCCTCAATTTTAATTGCAACTTCTGCAGAAGGATTTGCCTCATTTTGCTCGTATTTATAAATTGTTTTTCTTGAAACCCGAGATATTTCTGCAAGTTCCCCCACTGAAATATTCAATTGTTCCCGTGTTCTTTTTAAAACGTTTCCATCGATATTAACAAAAAAACCGCCCCTATCTGCGTAAACTACGGGTGGACGTCCTGCAATTTGATTTTTAAAAGTCTTTGGAGTAATTGCTTTTATATGGTGTCTTTCGTAAACGACTTCGTCTTCCATTAATGAATTACGAGTTCTTGAGCCTATTATTAAAGGCGTAGCTGACACTATTGAAGCTATTTTGTATAATTCCTGGGATTGTTCAGAGCTTAAGCTATCTATGTTTTTTAAAACTTTTATAAGCAATCTCGTGTTTCCCTTTCGGGCTATTAAGTCAAAGCACGACCTGTCTAACGTAGGCTTTGAAATTATAAAGTTATTTTCGTACAGTATTTTAATACATTCTGATAATAATACTTCTCGCATTATAACCACGCTTATTATTTTATGAGTAAATATGAAACTATATATTTAATACAATTATAGTTATACTTCATATATAATTATATAGTCCATTTATAAAATTATACGGGTTAAATTATGAAAATTGAAATTGAAAAAGAAGATGAAAAATTTATCGGTTTAAAAATAAAAGATGCTATTGGTCATAATGAAAATTTAAAAAAATACGTAATTATAAAAGATAAAGAAAATAATAAAAATAATAAAAATAATAAAACTTATAAAATTGATTTTAATTCAAAAAAAGCGGTTTATGAATATAATGTGGGAATTTTAAAAGGTTTGTACGATTTAAATATGCAATTCCATAGTAATGCGTTAGTTCCTACCCCTGTTAACCGTTATACGTTTGTTTATTATATTCTAAATGAATTTATGAACATTATGCAAAACACCTATAATCTAAAAGATATTAATATTAAACCCAAAAATATAAATGTTTTAGAAATCGGGACAGGTTCGGGTATTTTATCAATTTTAATGTCTAAATATTTTTATGAATTAACTAAATTAGATGATAAATTAATTAATTCAATTAATATATATGCAACAGACATTAAAGAAGAATATCTGGAAATTGCAAGAAAAAATTATAATAATAATATTAATGGTAATATTAACAATAATATTAATAAAAATAATAAAAATAATAAAAATAATAAAAATAATATTAATACTAAACTTAAAGTACCAGTCGATTTTATTAATTCAAAGGGAAATTTAATAAAGAATATCAATGAATTAAGCGATTATAAATTTGATATAATATTTACGTATCCTCCGTATTATTCAGACCATTCGGTGGCTTCAGTACGTAGTTTTGGCGGTGCTGATGCAGAAAAGGTTGAATTAATCGGCGGGGGCAAATACGGCGAAAAGTTTTCCGAACAGTTGATTGAAGAAGCAAAAGACTTTTTAAATGAAAATGGAATTATTGCGTTTATGTTTCCGGATAAACCCGAAGAAAGACGTAAATTAGTTGAAAAGAAAATAATTGACTGTAATTTAGAATTGGATAAATATGAAATTCAATCGGGTAAAAGAAAACGACATATTATATTTGGAATTAAAAAAGAATAATGGTTGGAAATTATGGGAATTTTAGAAACTAAAAATAAAAATAAAGATATTAATAAAGATATTAATAAAGATAATATACAAATTTTAGAAGATAACTTAAAACCTAAGGGGACGATTACAGTTCTTGGAGCTGGTCGTTTGGGCGTACGTGTAGTTATGGATTTATTAGAAGTTCACAGGGGAGGTTTTGAAAAAATACAAGTTTTCGACGGTGCTAAAATTGATAAAAACGATATTATTCATCGAAAATATGGTGCAAAAGTTGGAGAATATAAATCCAAATTTTTAGAAGATTTTTATCCTGGAAAAGTTGAAGCAATTTCTGAACACATAAATGCAACTAATATTGATAAAATCAACGGAAACATTATAGTATCTGTAATAGCAGGTGGAAATACCTTAAAAATCCGAGAATCTGTATTGAATTATGCTTTAATGAATAAAAAACAATTTATTTCTACTAACGGTGTTTTTGGAATTGAAAAACCTGTAAAAGTTGAAATGTCGCAAGAAGCAACCGGTCCAGTCGAGTATATGAAAAATATGCCTAACCATATCGTTATTGGTACGGGTGGTTTGATTAGAGATAATGAGCCGATTACACCATATACACTTGATAAAATGAGTGAATTAATCGTAAAAACTTCTTTAATCTTAAAAAAAGACTAATTTAATAAAAAAATATAAAATAATAAGAAAATATAACATAATAAAATAATAAAAAATAATAAAATAAGTAATAATACTATTTTATATTTAATAATTTAAGTATCTGTATTCATTATTTAGTTTGGGTAGGTATGTATGGTAATATAAAGTCTACAAAGCTCTCTACATTTCTTGTTTGAATATAAACTGTTCCTGAACCAGATAATCTGTAAACTAAACCTTCACCACCCAATAAAGTGGATTTTAAACCACCAACTTTGGTTAATTCAAATTGCAATCCGTCTGTAAATCCTATTAAATTACCATTGTCTACAACTAATGATTCGTTGTTTAATTCTATAGTTTCAATTGCACCGTATGATGATAAGAATAAATCACCCTGTCCAGTCAATTTCATTAAAAATAACCCTTTACCGCCGAAAAATGATTTAGCACCACCAAATTTGGTGTCTATTTCAATATTTGGGGAAGATGCTAAATAAGCACCGTGTTGAACGTACAATGTACCGTTTAATGGGTGGTATTGGATATCTCCAGATAATGAAGGTGCTAAAGCCAACTTACCAGAACCTGAGAATGTATTTAAGAATATGCTTTCCCCAACCACAGCTCTTTTTAATGCTCCAAATAATCCACCTTTTGCTTGTGTTTTTATTTCCACGCTTGGTTCCATATAAACCATTGAACCGGTTTCTGTAATAATACCTTCGTTATTTAAGTTCAATTTTAAAATTGAATATGATGGTCCTTTTTCGATTTTATAATCGTAAGCCATTTTAACACCTTTTATTTTTAAATTTTAAATATTAATTTATAGGTATTTACTAATTAAAATGTATTATTATTTATTTTATTTATTGTTTTTATCTTTTTTTATTTAATTTACGGACGATATTTTATTATCTCAGAGTAAATTTAAAAATATAAATATAATAAATAAATAACTAAAAATAAATAAAAATAAATTTAATTTAGATTTCGCCAATTCCGATATAAATGTTATTATTTCCAATTTTTTTAAATGCCTCAGAATACAATTCAATTCCGTATTTATCGGCAAATTCTTGCATTCTTTTTCTACCTGTATCTTTAGTTCTTTCTCCAACTGAAACAAGAACATAGCTATCGTAAATCTTTTCGCAGGCCAATATTTTTTTTCTTTTATATCTACCAGTACGTAAATCAAGGTTTATGATTTCAGGTATCTTTTCAAGGTGCATAATGGCTTGTTTAGCATCTTCAACTAACATACACTCATTTAAGCACTTAAAAATTAATTTTTTCTCTTCACTATCATTTACACCAGATTTTAAAGAGGAAACATCGTTTTTTACACCTTTATCATCGTTTGTGATTGGTTCATTTCTACTACTTTTTACTGAATCCGTACCAGATTTCTCAAAGGACTCTTTAATTGATTTATCATTGGTATTAATTGCTAATTTGTCCTTTTTATAATAATTTAACTTACCACTTTGGAAATCTACGATAATTGAACGTGAAGCTCGGTTTATATCTGTAATACCACCTTTTGATAAGTAATTTAACTTTTTACCAATTAATTCAATTATTTCCTCATCGATTTTTTCAGCAGGGATGTCTTTTAACTCATCAATCTTATAATACTCGTTTAATATCGTATTATCAAATTTTTGAAGTCTTTGAAGGATTTTAATAGCCGGTGAAGTAATGTTTTTTGATTTTTCAAATCTCAAAGCTCCAGATATTATTAATTCGTCGTCATCGTTCGGTTCAATTATTCCGGGTGTATCCAATAATTTTATGTCTTTTGTAAGTTTAATCCATTGTTCTCCAACAGTTAAACCTGCAACTAAACCGCTTCTTGCACTTTTTTTGCCCGTAAGTGAGTTAATAATTGAGGATTTACCTACGTTAGGGTATCCTACGATACCTACCGTACCAACCACTTTAGAACTGCTATTTTTGGAATTTGAATTATGTATCTTTTTATTTATATTATCGTTTTTATCGTTTTTATTATTATCTTTATTATCCTCTTTATTATCATTTTTATTATCATTTTTACTCTTATTTTTCACATTAGAATAAATATAGAGCTTTATTTCATCTCTTAATATTTTAGTGCCTAATTTTTGTGTAGCACTAACAAATACAACGGAAGAATTTGGATTTTCTGCCATAAACTTTTTTTTCCACATTTCCAATATTTCTTTAGGCACTAAATCTGCTTTATTCAACACATATATAAGTTTTTTACCTTTGTGGATAATAGTACTCTCTAAATCATAATTACGAGTAGTTTCGGGGTCTCGAGCATCTATTACCAATAATATAACATCACATTCTGAAATGATGCCTTTAACTTTTAATTTGGTTGATATCCTAAATGTTGATTTCTTTTTTTCCATAATTTCACCATAAAAATAAAACTAAAAATAAAACTAAAAATATAAATTTTGACTTTTAACTTTTAAGTATTGTTTTGATTTTTGACCATAAATTGAAAATATTGTTAAATTTAACAATTTATTAATTAAGATAGTGGTATATCATTTAAATAATTATCATTATTTTATATATAATTTAATAGTAATTTAATAGTAATTTAATAGTAATTTACTCTAAAACAATATAAAAATGATTATATAATATGATAAATAGATAAATAAT
Coding sequences:
- a CDS encoding methyltransferase family protein, with protein sequence MAITDIKPDMLIKSILVIEILVSLIGELFNWATFYNSPYLIVFGIVIALLGYIMHVKCHKYHKKGHSKASEINKVVNTGIYGKVRHPMYTSILLIIWGIYLAWNFVYTSIVPVGATLLIFILAKKEEEYLSNNLGDEYLKYKKNVKWMFIPYLI
- a CDS encoding transcriptional regulator; this encodes MREVLLSECIKILYENNFIISKPTLDRSCFDLIARKGNTRLLIKVLKNIDSLSSEQSQELYKIASIVSATPLIIGSRTRNSLMEDEVVYERHHIKAITPKTFKNQIAGRPPVVYADRGGFFVNIDGNVLKRTREQLNISVGELAEISRVSRKTIYKYEQNEANPSAEVAIKIEEYLDVPLVKGLHIIREDSEKINIKVNNVEKIEKIEMEKREINNKKQIPLNSTVAEEEGFKSNVLDLFKDLGFNITETTKAPFDALGEDKENSKNLLFTNIQESSNEEVKRKALLVNEISKLFNSHSILILENKDMQYKRIAALSLKELEQMGDTEELLNFLKEKNKN
- a CDS encoding CheR family methyltransferase; amino-acid sequence: MKIEIEKEDEKFIGLKIKDAIGHNENLKKYVIIKDKENNKNNKNNKTYKIDFNSKKAVYEYNVGILKGLYDLNMQFHSNALVPTPVNRYTFVYYILNEFMNIMQNTYNLKDINIKPKNINVLEIGTGSGILSILMSKYFYELTKLDDKLINSINIYATDIKEEYLEIARKNYNNNINGNINNNINKNNKNNKNNKNNINTKLKVPVDFINSKGNLIKNINELSDYKFDIIFTYPPYYSDHSVASVRSFGGADAEKVELIGGGKYGEKFSEQLIEEAKDFLNENGIIAFMFPDKPEERRKLVEKKIIDCNLELDKYEIQSGKRKRHIIFGIKKE
- a CDS encoding ThiF family adenylyltransferase, which codes for MGILETKNKNKDINKDINKDNIQILEDNLKPKGTITVLGAGRLGVRVVMDLLEVHRGGFEKIQVFDGAKIDKNDIIHRKYGAKVGEYKSKFLEDFYPGKVEAISEHINATNIDKINGNIIVSVIAGGNTLKIRESVLNYALMNKKQFISTNGVFGIEKPVKVEMSQEATGPVEYMKNMPNHIVIGTGGLIRDNEPITPYTLDKMSELIVKTSLILKKD
- a CDS encoding TIGR00266 family protein; translation: MAYDYKIEKGPSYSILKLNLNNEGIITETGSMVYMEPSVEIKTQAKGGLFGALKRAVVGESIFLNTFSGSGKLALAPSLSGDIQYHPLNGTLYVQHGAYLASSPNIEIDTKFGGAKSFFGGKGLFLMKLTGQGDLFLSSYGAIETIELNNESLVVDNGNLIGFTDGLQFELTKVGGLKSTLLGGEGLVYRLSGSGTVYIQTRNVESFVDFILPYIPTQTK
- a CDS encoding GTPase encodes the protein MEKKKSTFRISTKLKVKGIISECDVILLVIDARDPETTRNYDLESTIIHKGKKLIYVLNKADLVPKEILEMWKKKFMAENPNSSVVFVSATQKLGTKILRDEIKLYIYSNVKNKSKNDNKNDNKEDNKDNNKNDKNDNINKKIHNSNSKNSSSKVVGTVGIVGYPNVGKSSIINSLTGKKSARSGLVAGLTVGEQWIKLTKDIKLLDTPGIIEPNDDDELIISGALRFEKSKNITSPAIKILQRLQKFDNTILNEYYKIDELKDIPAEKIDEEIIELIGKKLNYLSKGGITDINRASRSIIVDFQSGKLNYYKKDKLAINTNDKSIKESFEKSGTDSVKSSRNEPITNDDKGVKNDVSSLKSGVNDSEEKKLIFKCLNECMLVEDAKQAIMHLEKIPEIINLDLRTGRYKRKKILACEKIYDSYVLVSVGERTKDTGRKRMQEFADKYGIELYSEAFKKIGNNNIYIGIGEI